The Roseibium sp. Sym1 nucleotide sequence GATCGCCCGCGGTCATCATGAAAAACTCGATGGCCGCGGCTATCCGGACGGACTGACGGCCAGCCGGATCTCGATGGAAACCAGGATCGTGACGACAGCGGACATTTTCGACGCCCTGACCGCGGAACGCCCCTATCGCGGGCCGATGCCGCTGCAAAAGGCCCTCGGGATCATGGAGGGAGACGTCGGACCGGCGCTCGACAAGACGTGTTTTGAAGCCCTGAAACGCGCAACCGAGCGCATGGACCAGATCAAGGCTGCCTAAATAGGCCGCATTTCGGGTTTTCAAACCCGGTTCTTCTTGCATCCAGTACCGTTCGCACGCCAATTATCTTCCATGCTCAAAATCGGATCCTACAACATACAAAAGGCAATCGGCGTCGATGCACGCCGCCGTCCGGACAGGACCCTCAAGGTCATCCGGGAACTCGACTGCGATATCCTGGCCCTTCAGGAAGCAGACAAGCGTTTCGGACCGCGCGAAAGCACGCTGGACCCCGACAGCATCCTGGCCGAGACCGACTACCGTCCGGTGCCCTTCGGCACCAGCGAAAGAAGCCTCGGCTGGCACGGCAACGCCATTCTGGTGCGCAGCGCCATCGAGATCCTCGACCATCGCCGGATCGACCTGCCGAAGCTCGAACCGCGTGGCGCGGTCGCCGCGGACCTGAAGGTCGGTGGGGAGAAAATCCGGGTTGCCGCGATGCATCTCAGCCTGGTCAGCCATTTCCGCAAGAAGCAGATCACGTCGCTGATGCACCAGTTGCACGAGCATCTCGACTACCTGCCCACCGTCCTGATCGGCGATCTCAACGAATGGCGTGACACGGCCGGCAGCATCAAGCTGT carries:
- a CDS encoding endonuclease/exonuclease/phosphatase family protein; the encoded protein is MLKIGSYNIQKAIGVDARRRPDRTLKVIRELDCDILALQEADKRFGPRESTLDPDSILAETDYRPVPFGTSERSLGWHGNAILVRSAIEILDHRRIDLPKLEPRGAVAADLKVGGEKIRVAAMHLSLVSHFRKKQITSLMHQLHEHLDYLPTVLIGDLNEWRDTAGSIKLFEQRYEVTTPGRSFPSPLPVGSLDRIITSPEFTVEQAGVHKSKTARVASDHLPVWAHLTLEPAGHLAARHD